From a single Pleurodeles waltl isolate 20211129_DDA chromosome 10, aPleWal1.hap1.20221129, whole genome shotgun sequence genomic region:
- the LOC138261638 gene encoding uncharacterized protein, whose product MKLRSFKKHLTKTGSSIACKKEPKTCHAEKKAPKKKKTLHTCEQCGKSFKFKSVLLKHLRIHSTERPFECKVCAAAFKQYGCLLSHNKIHAPPRFTCQECGKQFIYKKMFNLHSLRHTQTIQKSHMCTECGKRFASEERLKLHQKVHQKAYWHKKENIPFKCNLCNQTFKYLKNLKVHEWIHSAEKSFSCRECWKVFSCEKSLQKHLRQHAEVLKGLVEDTFSCTECKRIFQREASLIIHQCSAQAEKPFKCMTCGQTFKSESNLQAHGQVHTGEKWYSCEECGEGFKRKDTLWKHEILHTGQKAYECVCCWRLFESDSALKSHMEVSNHLRVEVLEPGVHLEEVTFPKTTSKKLPIEGDKSFQCTTCGMHLSHEIKRLVHERFHSNDRDYSCIQCGKRFLCKRDLWRHLHTHTRNRKQYHGNYKCNDCGKTFTSMSSQTKHKRIHTGEMPYKCADCGKTYRWKDLLESHKRSHTGEKPYKCDHCEKRFAYYSSLSMHRKIHSAVKDFKCLKCERTFAYSFQLTRHQVIHMEEKPFSCAECGKRYWFKETLRSHKKSHSGGRRLSCTECKKTFAQKKALKVHLRLHTLVMSHQCAECGESFISEMDLHNHLKSHNGQNIFSCVKCGKSFPLKRNLYRHEKSHSLSRPFVCLVCGKNFKYKQNLSSHEKIHSRKRPFSCSDDRKSFTPMTILSSRQMVHSKDKSNKCIASKKDLAEAEHIRLDQTSSLKSPLAVHHSEKIGEMPTVAMLSASVPSTATHKVAILWLGKPDAATSEVAVPQFGSYQNGLQNGKSLGQVKQLDVEQTIGVDNSLVVHQNDQTGETPAAATLATPTPNGVTHNMVITRVTNVADSISSAMKLVAVAKRTARKSYLRKLSVATTDSSKTFRTHSESEFPVTAIPEGIAASPSNIPNTTSVICTPNASENPNQETTSQLCAVSTAEMSFWCADCGMGWKDKATFTEHQRIWHVTKSQWLCLHCVETFNSKFDFENHCRTHRSDGLLIDLPAATLPAVATHSTVLPAVTESINTAPAAGVVVVPKSEEEVPSAISDSTVTLSEAIPAAVTCATCGDSFHQMSNLLDHLKTHVDNGCNVNESISEENSTGLCSIESAERSFCCDLCMLHFKSEALFREHLRCCPSTSVQTPFECCGKSFRAKYDFDEHCKTHIERLCFDTASVIAPSITLPSLTTSTVTMPSVTQFADSVLSENMPAAAQPASTMSPSGAVVASSPVNVFVLMVPTLSVAMSDASAVCYNPNDSGILHQGTLPPPCETSLTKGAYWCVDCSMGFKYEPMLGRHRTIWHTPKKLKPCPTCGQTFNTRYENEMHRNTCISKIMSMETPTGIAPPVVTPVANKSTVPTPARTEAHRARLSVAKFGVHLCSDSPTTNVPTAVIPAANITAMTPHYVTTISATATSAGTLPAANKDSLTECNDTVCLTGKPADRHSMDMPAENNSVVNMPSVTELNDTVPIMVKHADQLLEAMIAANILTETMITEKHLSDAVHVEEMHAPPDPERRKSAETPASPSRPASGIASIIQCSATNPDTSKLVANTPASFMPASTKPVLKVLADPTFIVGMSGTDEPVVTTCTTITVNMSRTTKTPLTSSEVTLSTTNKPVSMETADTTPIQRSPTADKLMADSALTTCKATNSTVTIPTVTKPSLMKLTPAEIGENMLIQGKHAVVMPDVSNPDLNKPNLMKPASLGLNDLIPSVPLPKGMLCADMPAVTMPEATGPAAIQCNATFLIEGKTTVCQSTLITPSTASTSITSATSTFVASSHTVMRPASPSSEVSIPAVKELDDGTLSEGKTSNGKPVTTTTTATSAVAAMPYAVTPVTVAQHRNGLDQKATLVLRWRIHPAMGHQLHEGASAPANDSIRCPKNQSH is encoded by the coding sequence ATGAAACTGAGAAGCTTCAAGAAACATTTGACTAAAACAGGATCGTCCATTGCCTGCaaaaaagaaccaaaaacatgCCATGCAGAAAAAAAGGCtccgaaaaaaaagaaaactttacatACCTGTGAACAATGTGGGAAAAGTTTCAAATTTAAATCTGTGCTGTTGAAACACCTTAGAATCCATTCCACGGAGAGACCTTTTGAATGTAAAGTGTGTGCAGCTGCTttcaaacaatatggctgcctcctTTCACATAATAAAATCCATGCTCCACCTAGGTTCACCTGTCAGGAATGTGGCAAACAATTTATTTACAAGAAGATGTTTAACTTACATTCTTTGAGGCATACCCAGACCATTCAGAAGTCTCATATGTGTACCGAGTGTGGTAAACGCTTTGCAAGTGAAGAGAGATTAAAGTTGCATCAAAAAGTGCACCAGAAAGCATATTGGCACAAGAAAGAGAATATCCCTTTCAAATGTAACCTCTGTAATCAAACATTCAAGTATTTAAAAAATCTAAAGGTTCATGAGTGGATTCACTCTGCAGAGAAAAGCTTCAGCTGCAGGGAGTGCTGGAAGGTTTTCAGCTGTGAAAAGTCACTGCAAAAGCATTTGAGGCAACACGCTGAAGTGCTAAAAGGGCTTGTGGAGGACACCTTTTCTTGCACTGAATGTAAAAGAATTTTCCAGAGAGAGGCCAGCCTTATCATCCACCAGTGCAGTGCTCAGGCTGAGAAGCCGTTTAAATGCATGACCTGTGGACAAACCTTCAAAAGCGAGAGCAACTTGCAGGCACATGGGCAGGTTCACACCGGAGAAAAATGGTACAGTTGTGAAGAATGTGGGGAGGGGTTCAAAAGGAAAGACACTCTTTGGAAACATGAGATACTACACACTGGGCAGAAGGCATATGAGTGTGTTTGTTGTTGGAGACTCTTTGAAAGTGATTCTGCGCTGAAAAGCCACATGGAAGTCAGCAACCACTTGAGAGTAGAGGTTCTGGAGCCGGGAGTGCACTTAGAGGAAGTAACATTTCCCAAGACCACTTCTAAGAAGCTCCCTATTGAAGGAGATAAATCATTTCAGTGTACCACTTGTGGGATGCACCTCAGTCATGAAATAAAACGGTTAGTGCACGAGCGCTTCCACTCGAACGATAGAGATTATAGTTGCATCCAGTGTGGAAAGCGCTTTTTATGCAAAAGAGATTTAtggagacacctgcacacacacacaagaaatagAAAGCAGTACCACGGTAATTACAAGTGTAATGACTGTGGGAAAACATTTACTTCCATGTCTTCCCAGACCAAGCACAAGCGCATCCACACAGGAGAGATGCCATACAAGTGTGCAGATTGTGGGAAAACCTACAGATGGAAGGATTTACTGGAGAGCCACAAGAGATCCCACACAGGAGAGAAGCCCTACAAGTGTGACCATTGTGAGAAACGGTTTGCCTATTATAGTTCTCTCAGTATGCACCGCAAAATCCATTCAGCAGTGAAGGATTTCAAGTGCCTTAAGTGTGAAAGAACCTTTGCATACAGTTTTCAGCTAACACGTCACCAGGTCATACACATGGAAGAGAAGCCATTTTCATGTGCAGAGTGTGGGAAGAGATATTGGTTTAAGGAAACTCTTAGAAGTCATAAGAAAAGCCACTCTGGTGGCAGAAGACTTTCTTGCACTGAGTGCAAGAAGACCTTTGCTCAGAAGAAGGCTCTGAAAGTACACCTGAGATTGCACACATTAGTGATGTCACACCAGTGCGCAGAGTGTGGAGAAAGCTTCATTTCAGAGATGGACCTCCACAACCATCTCAAAAGCCACAATGGACagaatatcttttcttgtgtaaaaTGTGGAAAAAGCTTCCCCCTTAAGCGTAACCTTTACAGGCACGAAAAAAGTCACTCCTTGAGCAGGCCATTCGTGTGCTTAGTTTGCGGGAAAAATTTCAAATATAAGCAAAACCTATCTAGCCATGAGAAAATCCATTCTAGGAAAAGACCATTCTCCTGCTCTGATGATAGGAAAAGCTTCACTCCAATGACCATACTATCTTCTCGCCAGATGGTCCACTCCAAAGACAAGTCCAACAAGTGTATAGCAAGCAAAAAGGATCTAGCCGAAGCAGAACACATCAGACTGGACCAGACTTCCAGCTTAAAGAGTCCCTTGGCAGTCCATCACAGTGAGAAGATTGGAGAGATGCCTACTGTAGCCATGCTGAGTGCCTCTGTACCAAGTACAGCTACACATAAAGTGGCAATACTTTGGCTTGGAAAACCAGATGCAGCCACATCTGAAGTTGCAGTACCTCAGTTTGGGAGTTACCAGAACGGCCTCCAAAACGGAAAGAGTTTAGGCCAAGTAAAGCAGCTGGATGTGGAACAAACTATCGGTGTAGATAATTCCTTAGTTGTCCATCAAAATGACCAAACTGGAGAGACGCCTGCAGCAGCAACACTGGCTACACCAACACCAAATGGTGTTACACATAATATGGTAATAACTCGTGTTACCAATGTTGCAGATTCTATTTCTTCTGCTATGAAACTAGTTGCTGTAGCCAAGCGAACTGCAAGAAAGTCATATTTAAGGAAACTTTCTGTAGCCACAACTGATTCAAGCAAGACCTTCAGGACCCACTCTGAATCAGAATTTCCAGTTACTGCAATACCTGAGGGTATTGCTGCTTCCCCTTCCAATATCCCAAACACAACTTCTGTCATCTGCACACCTAATGCATCTGAGAATCCCAACCAGGAAACCACTTCACAGctgtgtgctgtttccactgcagaGATGTCCTTCTGGTGTGCTGACTGTGGGATGGGCTGGAAGGATAAGGCTACCTTCACTGAACATCAGAGGATTTGGCATGTGACCAAGAGCCAGTGGCTCTGTTTGCACTGTGTTGAGACATTTAATTCAAAGTTTGACTTTGAAAACCATTGCAGAACCCACAGGTCTGATGGTCTTCTTATTGACCTGCCTGctgccacattgcctgcagttgcCACTCATTCTACAGTTTTACCTGCTGTGACAGAGTCTATTAACACTGCACCAGCAGCAGGTGTGGTTGTTGTGCCAAAATCTGAAGAAGAGGTCCCTTCTGCAATATCCGATTCTACTGTAACTCTTTCTGAAGCTATACCTGCTGCTGTTACTTGTGCTACATGTGGAGATAGTTTTCACCAAATGAgcaatctcctggatcacctgaagACCCATGTTGACAATGGATGTAATGTCAATGAGAGTATAAGCGAAGAAAACTCAACAGGTCTTTGCAGTATTGAATCTGCTGAAAGATCCTTTTGTTGTGATCTCTGTATGCTGCACTTCAAGAGTGAGGCTTTGTTTAGGGAGCATCTGAGGTGTTGTCCTAGTACTTCAGTGCAGACACCATTTGAATGCTGTGGGAAGTCATTTCGCGCAAAGTATGACTTTGATGAGCACTGCAAAACTCACATAGAAAGGCTTTGTTTTGACACTGCTTCTGTGATTGCCCCCTCAATTACATTGCCTTCTCTAACCACATCTACTGTTACCATGCCTTCTGTGACACAGTTTGCTGATTCTGTTCTTAGTGAGAACATGCCTGCTGCAGCCCAGCCTGCTTCAACCATGTCTCCTTCAGGCGCAGTTGTAGCCAGCTCACCTGTCAATGTTTTTGTTCTCATGGTTCCTACACTATCTGTTGCCATGTCGGATGCTTCGGCAGTCTGCTACAATCCTAATGACTCTGGGATTCTTCACCAAGGAACCTTGCCACCGCCATGTGAAACATCCTTAACCAAGGGAGCCTACTGGTGTGTTGACTGTTCAATGGGCTTCAAGTATGAGCCTATGTTGGGTAGGCACCGGACCATATGGCACACACCCAAAAAACTTAAGCCATGTCCAACGTGTGGTCAGACATTTAACACAAGGTATGAAAACGAAATGCACAGAAATACTTGTATTTCTAAAATCATGAGCATGGAAACCCCTACTGGAATTGCACCTCCTGTTGTCACCCCAGTTGCAAACAAGTCTACAGTACCCACACCTGCCAGGACAGAGGCTCATCGTGCCAGGCTCAGTGTGGCCAAATTTGGTGTGCACCTTTGTTCTGATTCCCCTACTACGAATGTGCCTACTGCAGTCATTCCTGCTGCAAACATAACGGCTATGACACCCCACTATGTAACAACCATATCTGCAACAGCCACCTCTGCTGGAACTCTTCCTGCTGCAAACAAAGATTCTCTGACGGAGTGTAATGATACAGTATGCCTAACAGGCAAGCCTGCCGACAGGCACAGTATGGACATGCCTGCAGAAAACAACTCTGTTGTGAACATGCCTTCTGTAACAGAGCTTAATGATACTGTGCCTATTATGGTCAAACATGCTGATCAGCTTTTAGAGGCTATGATTGCAGCAAACATACTTACTGAGACAatgattactgaaaaacatctttcTGATGCTGTGCATGTTGAAGAAATGCATGCTCCACCTGATCCTGAAAGAAGGAAGTCTGCTGAGACCCCAGCTTCCCCATCTCGACCTGCTTCAGGTATAGCTTCCATTATACAGTGTTCAGCAACTAATCCGGATACCTCCAAGCTTGTTGCAAACACACCTGCTTCCTTCATGCCTGCTTCAACCAAGCCTGTTTTGAAAGTGCTTGCTGATCCCACTTTCATAGTTGGAATGTCTGGAACAGATGAACCTGTTGTGACCACATGTACTACAATAACAGTAAATATGTCAAGAACAACCAAGACTCCTTTAACCTCATCTGAAGTGACTTTAAGTACTACTAATAAGCCTGTTTCAATGGAGACGGCTGATACCACCCCAATTCAGAGAAGTCCTACTGCAGACAAACTTATGGCTGATTCTGCTCTTACCACATGTAAAGCAACCAATTCTACTGTGACCATACCCACAGTGACTAAACCTTCCTTAATGAAGCTTACACCAGCGGAAATTGGTGAGAACATGCTCATTCAAGGAAAGCATGCTGTAGTCATGCCTGATGTCTCCAACCCTGATTTAAACAAACCTAATCTGATGAAACCTGCTTCATTAGGGCTTAACGATTTGATTCCCAGTGTACCCTTACCCAAAGGCATGCTTTGTGCAGATatgcctgcagtgaccatgccagaaGCAACCGGGCCTGCTGCAATACAGTGCAATGCTACCTTTCTCATTGAGGGAAAGACTACTGTCTGTCAGTCTACTTTGATTACCCCTTCCACAGCCAGTACTTCAATTACATCTGCTACATCCACATTTGTAGCAAGCAGTCATACTGTAATGAGGCCTGCTTCACCGTCATCTGAAGTGTCTATACCTGCTGTTAAGGAACTTGACGATGGAACCCTCAGTGAAGGAAAGACTAGTAATGGCAAGCCTGTTACAACCACAACTACTGCAACCAGTGCTGTTGCTGCCATGCCTTATGCTGTCACACCGGTCACTGTTGCGCAGCACAGGAACGGACTTGATCAGAAAGCTACACTCGTTTTACGCTGGAGAATCCACCCAGCAATGGGACACCAGTTGCATGAGGGAGCTAGTgcccctgcaaatgacagtataaGATGTCCCAAAAATCAGTCTCACTAA